The genomic interval TAAGCTATTCATTTGGAATAGCATTTATTTTGTTGTCTATATTAGGAATTGTGATTTTAGGTGAAATAAATATAACTAGTATATTAGCAGGAATATTTATAATCTATTTAAGTTATAATGAGAGAAGAAAGGTAATGTATATAATTATGGGTGATATAACGAAAAAGAGGGAACGATTAATTAATAAGAAATACATAGACAGTAGAGTAACTTCTGTATATTGTGAACAAGATATGGTTAATCTTCTTAGAATTATTGATAAAAATAGATTTAATATATTTTATGTTTTAGATGAAGAAATGAATTTGCTTTATGTCTTAAGAGAAAATGAAATAATAGAGACTTTAAAGACAATTGGAAACATTAATTTAAGAGAATATTACATTAAGTATAGAAAAGAATAAATATATTGGTTATAATTATTCTTTGTGATAGAATAGAAATTGTTAATATGAGAGAAGTATAAAGAGGTATACTTCTCTTTTTATTATAGATATTAGCTTTAATATTTTATAAAAATGTAGGAGGAAACTAAATGGTAAGAATAACTGATGATATTTTATATAGAGTTGAGAAGCCATCTAGATACGTAGGTGGAGAACTTAATGAAGTGATAAAAGACCCAAAAGAAGTTGATATAAGATTTGGATTTTGCTTCCCAGATGTTTATGAAGTAGGGATGTCTCACTTAGGATCAAGAATTTTATATCATGTTTTAAATCAAAGAAAAGATACATATTGTGAAAGAGTATATGCTCCATGGCCAGACATGGAAAAGCTTATGAGAGAGAATAATATTCCTTTATACGCTTTAGAAACTAAAGATCCTATAAATGAATTCAACTTTTTAGCATTTACTCTTCAATACGAAATGAGTTATACAAATATATTAAATATGCTAAATATGGGTGGAATTCCACTTAGAGCATCAGAAAGAACAGAGAAGGATCCTTTAGTAATAGCTGGTGGACCTTGTGCATATAACCCAGAGCCTTTATATGATATAGTTGACATATTCCAATTAGGTGAAGGTGAAGAAGGATTAAATGATCTTTTAGATCTTTATCAAAAACATAAAGATAACTTTAATAAGGAAGCTTATTTAAGAGAAGCTAGTCATATTCCAAGTGTTTATATTCCATCATTATATGATGTTACATACAACGAAGACGGAACAATAAAAGAATTTATACCTAAGTACGATGATGTACCTAAAAAGGTTAAAAAGAGAATCATAAATAACTTTGACCAAGTTGATTTCCCAGAAAGTTTAATAGTACCTTATAGTGAAATAGTTCATGACAGAGTTGTTTTAGAATTATTTAGAGGATGTACTAATGGATGTAGATTCTGTCAAGCTGGAATGATATACAGACCAGTTAGAGAAAAGAGCAGAAAAACTTTATTAGATCAAGCTAGAAAAATGCTTAAAGCTACAGGATATGATGAGGTTTCATTAGTTTCACTAAGTACTTGTGATTATTCTGATATTCAAGGATTAGTGAAAGATCTTATAGAAGAGCACGGAAAGAATAATGTAAGTGTTGCCCTACCATCAATAAGAGTAGATGCTTTCTCAGTTGATCTATTAAAAGAAATTCAAAAGGTTAGAAAAACTGGTTTAACTTTTGCGCCAGAGGCTGGTTCTCAAAGAATGAGAGATGTTATAAATAAAGGATTATCAGAGGAAAGAATATTAGAAGCAGCTAAAAATGCTTTTGAATCAGGATGGAGTACAATAAAATTATACTTTATACTTGGAGTTCCTTATGAAACAGTTGAGGATGCTGCAGAAATAGGATTATTAGCAGAAAAAATAGCTGATCAATACTTTGCTGTACCTAAACATATAAGAAATAAAGGACTTAGAATTACTGTAAGTACTTCTATTCTTGTACCAAAACCATTTACACCATTCCAATGGGCACCAATGGAAAAAATGGACATTGTAACTGAGAAAATCAATGCTGTTAAAGGTGCTATAAAATCAAGAAGCATAGTTTATAACTATCATGAGCAAAAAACATCATATATGGAAGCTGTTTTAGCTAGAGGAGATAGAAGACTTTGTGATGTATTAATAAAAGCTTACGAAAAAGGTGCTAAATTCGACGGATGGTCAGAATACTTTGACTTTGAATTATGGCAAGAAGCTTTAGCTGAGTGTAATGTAGATGGAGATTTCTATGTTTACAGACAAAGAAGCTACGATGAAATTTTACCATGGGATTTCATAGATATTGGAGTAACAAGAAAATATCTTGAAAGAGAAAATGAAAAAGCTAAAACTGGTGAACCTACTCAAAACTGTAGAAAAGGATGTACAGGTTGTGGAGTAAATGTAAACTTTAAAGATGGGGAGTGTTTTGAAGGTGCGATACTTAATTAAATTTACTAAAGATGCAGATATAAAATTTGTTTCTCACTTAGATTTAATGAGAACAATTCAAAGAATAGTAAGAAGAGCTGAGCTTCCAGTTGAATATTCAAAAGGATTTAACCCTCATATGGCCTTAGCAATAGCACAACCTTTATCAGTTGGTGTATATTCTGAGGGAGATTATCTAGACTTAAATTTAACTGAAGATATGAATGAAGAGGCAGTAAAAGAAAAGTTAAATGAATTCTCAGCAAATGGTATTAGATTTTTAGAAGTTTCAAAGAGTCCAGTTATACACAATGTTAAGAGATTACCAGCAGCTATGGCTCTTTTAGATGCTGCAAATTATACAATAAAAATAAGATATAATGATATTTCTAAGGCTGAAGAAGAAGTTAATGCTTTAATGGCTCAAAAAGAAATAATAACAATAAAAAGAACTAAAAAAGGCGAAAAAGAAGCTGATATAAAACCATTTATAAAAGATTTTAAATGTTGGACTAAGGACAATTATTTAATTGTAAATACAACTATAAGCTGTGGAAGTAGAGAAAATCTTTCAGCAGATCTTTTAGCAAATGTTATAAAAGAAAATACATCAAATGTTAATGAAGAAGCTTTCGTAGAAATAAAAAGAGTTGAGATGTATGCATACAAAGGGAATACATTAGTTCCTCTATATAAATACATCTAAATTAGGAAGTGAATTCATGAGAGATATATACGTAGAAAGAAGAGAAAATTTATTAAGGGTTGCCATAAAGAAAAATAATCTTTTAAGTGAGTGCTATATAGAAGAAGAGAGTCTAGAACCTGTTCAAGGAGAGATATATAAAGGTATAGTGAAAAGAGTAGTTCCAGGAATAAAGAGTGCCTTTATAGATATTGGGTATAGTAAACAGGCCTATATGATACTTGGAGAAGATGAGAAAGATCTTAAACAAGGAGATGGAATAATCGTTGAAGTATTAAAAGAGCAATTTGGAAGTAAAGGGGCAAAAGTTACTTCAAAAATATCTTTAGCAGGAAGATATTGCGTCTTAGAAACTTCAAGAAATGATATTTCAATTTCAAGAAAGAT from Clostridium perfringens carries:
- a CDS encoding TIGR03960 family B12-binding radical SAM protein → MVRITDDILYRVEKPSRYVGGELNEVIKDPKEVDIRFGFCFPDVYEVGMSHLGSRILYHVLNQRKDTYCERVYAPWPDMEKLMRENNIPLYALETKDPINEFNFLAFTLQYEMSYTNILNMLNMGGIPLRASERTEKDPLVIAGGPCAYNPEPLYDIVDIFQLGEGEEGLNDLLDLYQKHKDNFNKEAYLREASHIPSVYIPSLYDVTYNEDGTIKEFIPKYDDVPKKVKKRIINNFDQVDFPESLIVPYSEIVHDRVVLELFRGCTNGCRFCQAGMIYRPVREKSRKTLLDQARKMLKATGYDEVSLVSLSTCDYSDIQGLVKDLIEEHGKNNVSVALPSIRVDAFSVDLLKEIQKVRKTGLTFAPEAGSQRMRDVINKGLSEERILEAAKNAFESGWSTIKLYFILGVPYETVEDAAEIGLLAEKIADQYFAVPKHIRNKGLRITVSTSILVPKPFTPFQWAPMEKMDIVTEKINAVKGAIKSRSIVYNYHEQKTSYMEAVLARGDRRLCDVLIKAYEKGAKFDGWSEYFDFELWQEALAECNVDGDFYVYRQRSYDEILPWDFIDIGVTRKYLERENEKAKTGEPTQNCRKGCTGCGVNVNFKDGECFEGAILN
- a CDS encoding TIGR03936 family radical SAM-associated protein, with the protein product MRYLIKFTKDADIKFVSHLDLMRTIQRIVRRAELPVEYSKGFNPHMALAIAQPLSVGVYSEGDYLDLNLTEDMNEEAVKEKLNEFSANGIRFLEVSKSPVIHNVKRLPAAMALLDAANYTIKIRYNDISKAEEEVNALMAQKEIITIKRTKKGEKEADIKPFIKDFKCWTKDNYLIVNTTISCGSRENLSADLLANVIKENTSNVNEEAFVEIKRVEMYAYKGNTLVPLYKYI